DNA from bacterium:
AGCTCTGATTCAAAGATGGTGGACGATTTTCTTGTTCGTCTGAAGCTTGTCAAGCATTATGTTGAGGAGATTCGCCTCGCTCTGCGAAGCACTTTCGGCCTTCAGAAGGAGAGCCACTGGCTGGCCCAAGCCAATGCCAGGCTCATCGAGAATACGGGGAGACAAGAGAGTTTTCGGCTTTCTTTCCTGAAACATCGTAATCAGGAACTTCGCAGTGCACTTCAACTTGAAGCGGCGATTTCTCGTCAACTGGATCACCAGAGCGACGGGTATAAGCGCATCCTCGACCATCAGAAAAAAACTCGCAGCAGTCGCCCGACCCGTGATCAGGAGACCGAGCAAGGCAACTCGCTTGATGATGGTGGTATCAAGCTTCTCAAGCAACTCTACAAGACGATTCCTATCGCTGCGAACCTGGATGAGGCGAAGACCGGTTTTCGCCAGATCGGCTTGAGCGATGCTGAAAATCAGCGCGCCTTTTCTGCCGCAAGACAACTCAGTATGATCATGAAGGGCTTCAGGGAAGCGGAAGTCCTTGCCAATATCAAAGAGCTGTACGGCCTCACCCAGAACCTGGATGAAGCGCTCAAACTGGCCCCGAGTTTCAACAAGCTTTCTTTCACGGGGAAAACGCTCTATCACCTGAGTGATAACCAGGTTCTCGATACTCTGCAGGCTGCCGACAGGATGACCACCTTGGATCCTCAAAATGCGGCGAATATGAGTCCTTCCCAGAAAACGCAGGCCCTTGGACAAAACTTCGATCTCTTGGGGAAGATCTGGTCGCTTACCGGCGGCAAGGTGGGCGCTTCGGCGTTCGTTGACATCGCCAAGCAGACGAATCTCTCGCGCTTCAAGATGAGTGATGACGCCAAGATCAGATTTGGGGCGCTCATTCAAGACGAGAGTGGTCAATCGACTGCCACCGAACTCATGGGTGTGATGCAGAACCTCGCGTTCGGAAAGGCGAACCAAAAGAGCGCCCAGGCGCTGGTCCGTGATGGTCTGCTGGATTCGAGGGCGATCATCCGCGAGAACGGAAGAGTCACGGGCTTCAAGCCTGGCGGATTGGTCGATAGCGCGCAAGCGCAGCGCGACCCATTGGGGTGGGCAACCAAGCATTTGATGCCGATCATCCGCAAGGAAGGCGTCAGTAACGGGAGCACGCATCTTTCGGCTTTGCAGCCGGATTCAAAGACGTCCCTTAACCTGACGAGTGCCGGCCTGTCGCGCTTTGAAAAGATCATGCACGACAAGGAGATGACCAAGCGTGCTGTTGGGACTGATAAGGGTTACGAGAGCGCGCTTCAATCCTACGCGGGTTCGCAGGCGGCCTTGGCTGCCGCCCTGGACAACTTCCGCCTCAGGATCGGCGAGACGCTGCTACCGAGTTTGACACGCTCTCTCGAAGTGCTGACCGAGGCTATCCAGCGGCTTACCGGATTCATGGATAAGCATCCGCTGGTCGGTAAAGCGCTAACCTGGGGGGCCGCCACGATCGGGGCTGTTGGTACTGCCGGCTTTGCTGCAAAGAAGGCAAAAGACGGCCTTAAGAGCGTTGCGGACGTTCTCACCGGCGGGGGGGGCAAGCGGGTGCTTCAGACGGCGGGCAGCGCAGCTACAGGCGAAGGGAGCGTCGTGGCGGGTGCAGCTGGTAGGACGAGTGCTGGGATGCTGGCTCGTCTGGGCGAGGGGCTTCGGACCCAGGCAGCCCGTTTCAGCACTGCCGCTCGAGGCCTCGGCCTGCGGCTCGGCGGCGCGATGACGTCGGGGATGAGGACGGCGCTTGCCGCCTCGCGCTCCGCCGCTGCCATCACCCGCGGGTTTGGCTCTCGCCTCGTCGGTACTGTGATAGCAGAGATGGGGCCGCGCCTTGTTTCCGCGCTTCCGATGCTCTTGAGAGGGGCCGGAGTCGTAGGGGCGGCCGCCACGGTCGGCTTGGGTATCGCGCACTTCATCACCAATCCGCTGTTCCGTGTGCTCGGGGAGAAACTGGGGAATTGGAAGCCGGAGCTGTTCGGCGGAACCTCGAAGGAGACTCTCGCGCGCACCCAGAAACGTTTCGAGTACTACTCCACCTTCAACGCCCTCAACCGCGAGCGAGCCTCTAAGAAGCAGCCGTTGCTCACATTGGCACAGTATGACGCCAGCTTGAAGTCCGCGCCGAATGCTCAAGAGCGGGGCTCGCAGCCCTTCGGTGCTCAGCCGGCACCGCTTAGCCGGAAGGCGCAAGATCTAGTGCATCGGGCCCGAACCTCTCCGCCGCCCGCGAGCCGCGACAGGCAAGGCGGCGCGGTGAGCGTCCAGCCTTCCGTCACCATCCAGGTGCAAGGTGGCATGGGGAAGGGTGACATCGGCACGATCGCAGCTGCCGGCGGCAGGCAGACCGAGAGGCTAATTCAGGAGAGCCTTGATACTTACTTCGCTTCGGTACGGCCCACGCGCTCCGTGCCGAGACAGATTCGATAGGAGGGGCGATGCCACTCGCATCATCTGAAGACCTCAAGATCTTTAAACTCGGGACCTATACCCTGCAGGCGGAAGCCCCGGAAGAACTGGAAGAAGGCGTAACAGCCGCTTTCCGGTTCTTTTTTTTCAAGCAGAGCAAGCCGCTCGTGCAGGTGGGACGGGTCACCCCGGACCCCATCACGCTGAACTTCAAGTTCAATGGCGACTGGGCGCTCGATGCCGCCAGGGCCCTCAAGCGGATGACCGAAGAGCAGCGGCTGATCCCGCTGAAGTGGGCGAACCGATTCGATTTCAGGGGCTATTTGACCAGTTTTCGCTTTCGTTACACCCAGCAGCTTGTGACCGGCACGCTGACTTATCAGCCAATCTCAGATGAGAAGTTGCCAGGGGCGTTCAACGCTCCTGCCGGCGCGCCCGTTCCTGATAAGGCCGGGCGTCTGACCGAGGTTAATGAGCATTTCGACGATGCCTTCAAGACCAAGGAGACCCTCGCCTCTCATTTGCTCGCGATCAAGGCGTTGGTCGCTGATAACTTCTCGCCGATCACGTCGGCCCTCGAAGCCTGCAACGACACGCTTCGCATGGTCTCCGATACCCTGTCGACCGTGGCCGACATTGCCGCGATCCCTTTCCAGCTCGGCGCTGAGATCGCAACGACCATCAACAGCACCATCGGCCTGTTGCCGGCAGCGAGAAACGAGTTCTTCGCGAAGGTCCTGGCTCCGGTCACGCCGCTGCTACAAGGCGCGGATGCCGCCGTGGCAAAGGCCTCGGCCGAATTTGCGCTGGTTGCGATCGATGATCTGGAGATTGCCCTCCTCAACCTGCTAGATTCCCTCTCGACCGTGCCGGTCGAGTACGTCGTCCAGGTCGAGGACACCCTCGAGCAGATTGCCGATTGGTTCCGCGTCACCATTGAAGCGATCCTGCAGATGAATCCTAGCCTCAGTGCGAGCACGCTCGTGCCGGGCTTGAGGTTGAAGGTGCCCTATGCCCAGTGACTATAAATTCGATGCCGGCAACTGGAGCGTCACGGTTGGCGGTCAGCCGATTCAATGGACGCAGATCGAGATCACGCTCGAGCAATTCCATACGCCGGCTCAGTTCGCGATTTCCGCGCCTCTACAGACGGTAAACGTTCCAAAGCTCTTGACCGACACGCCGTCCGAGGTGGTGATCAGCTACGCTCAGAAGGAGTGGTTCGTCGGCCAACTCGACGATTCCAATGCGAGCGGTGAGGATGGCTTCGACGATCTTCACTTGAGGGGGCGTGATCTTTCGGCGCGCTTCGCACTAAGAAAGGTCGAGGCGCACCTACCGAACAATATCACTGCCTCGGAACTCGTCAAGACGTACTGCCAAGAGGCGGAGTTTTCAGATCTCTCCAAGATCACGGCCACGCAACATCAGATCGGTGTACCCACCAAGGATAACTCCCACCTGATCAGCAGGGGGATGAGCCGCCACGATATTCTCTTCGATCTTGCCGAAAGCGAGAGCTTCGCCTTCAGGGTGTATCGCCGCCAGCCGTTCTTCGGTCTTCAGCCGGAGCCCGGGGCGAAGAAGAGCATGCCTCTCGTCTATCACCAGCACTTCAATCGTTACGCCTGGAGCAAATCCCACACCAACTCGGACGTCTCGATCCGCGTGATCTCCTGGGATGCGAAGGCCAAGGCGCGGATCGCTCATACGGCGGGCTCCGGCTCGCTGGTGATCACCAAAAACATCCCCGGTATCAAGCTGGACAAGGCGAAGGCGATCGCCGAAAAGCTAGCCCGGGATGCGGGGCGAAGCCTGTTGCGCCTCTCGATCTCGGACATCCCGGGCGATGCGGCGCTTGATGACATCCTGTGGGCGTTCGAGGTCTCGGGCATCGCACCGGGGATCGATCAGACCTACTGGCCGGAGCGCATCCATCACGTCATCACCCAGGACTCCCACGTCATGGACGTCGAACTTTACAACGCCAAGAGGATTCTTCAATGAGACAGAGCACCCACAACGCGCGTGTTGCCGCGGATGCGATCAAGATGGCCTTGCTCAATCCCGAGCGCCACCCGGTTCGCTCTGGCCTGGTCAAGAACGTGGATAAGGCCGGCGGCCTGATCATGGTCGAAATCTTGCCCGACGGGGGTGTCACCAATTGGATCCGCTACCTGGGGCTCGGGATTAGCTTCGGAAAGTGGCGGGCATCCTACCTGCCCCCCCTCGAAACCGAAGTCTTGCTGTTAGCCACCGATCCCGATTGCTTCAGCTACATCGCCTTGGGCGGCCTCTATAACGGGGTCGATATTCCGCCGGACGACTATGCCGCCGATACCGTCCTGCTCGAACATGCCGACGGCAACAAGCTTTTACTCGATGCCGACGGCACGATTTATCTGGGCGGCAAGGATGACGCCCAGGCGGTCGTGATGAAGTCCTGGATCGAGGATACCTTCAATGCCTTGATCCAGAGTCTGAACAGTCACACCCACCCGCACCCGATGGGACCGACAGCCGTGCCGACCGCGCCTTTCCAGGCTTGGAGCGACGGCGGGATCTCGACCAAGTTCAAGGGGGTTTGAGCATGCCACTCAATAAGACGGCGCTAAACAACGCCATTCGCACGTTACTCAACAAGACGGACCCCGAGGCGATGACGCCGGAGGCGGCGGCAGAGGCGCTGGCGAACGCGATCGAAGCGTTCGTCAAGTCTGGTACGGTTTCGGGATCGGTCACGGTGCCCGGTTCGGGCCTGTTGTCGCCACAGGGGCCGGTGACGGGCAGCGCCAGCGGCAGCATGAGCAGCGGGAGTATCGCCTGATGAGTTTTTTTTTCTACGAGGA
Protein-coding regions in this window:
- a CDS encoding LysM peptidoglycan-binding domain-containing protein; translation: MPLASSEDLKIFKLGTYTLQAEAPEELEEGVTAAFRFFFFKQSKPLVQVGRVTPDPITLNFKFNGDWALDAARALKRMTEEQRLIPLKWANRFDFRGYLTSFRFRYTQQLVTGTLTYQPISDEKLPGAFNAPAGAPVPDKAGRLTEVNEHFDDAFKTKETLASHLLAIKALVADNFSPITSALEACNDTLRMVSDTLSTVADIAAIPFQLGAEIATTINSTIGLLPAARNEFFAKVLAPVTPLLQGADAAVAKASAEFALVAIDDLEIALLNLLDSLSTVPVEYVVQVEDTLEQIADWFRVTIEAILQMNPSLSASTLVPGLRLKVPYAQ